The following are from one region of the Primulina eburnea isolate SZY01 unplaced genomic scaffold, ASM2296580v1 ctg822_ERROPOS1000000+, whole genome shotgun sequence genome:
- the LOC140822435 gene encoding protein LITTLE ZIPPER 3, which translates to MEKVNSKLYLENCYIMKENDRLRKKAAILNQENQALLGQLRQKLAAAATAAPIPDLNMSSAASAGATPSSKSNK; encoded by the coding sequence ATGGAAAAGGTGAACTCGAAGCTGTACTTGGAGAACTGTTACATCATGAAGGAGAATGACAGGCTGAGGAAGAAGGCGGCGATTCTGAACCAGGAGAACCAGGCTTTGCTCGGCCAGCTCCGACAGAAACTCGCCGCTGCTGCCACCGCCGCTCCAATCCCAGATCTCAATATGTCCTCCGCCGCAAGCGCCGGCGCTACACCTTCCTCCAAATCCAACAAATGA